Genomic DNA from Scomber scombrus chromosome 21, fScoSco1.1, whole genome shotgun sequence:
TCATGTATAACCTGATTATGGAAAATAAACCCAATCctgtttttataattatttctaTGAATTAATTGTctaataaagaaacacaaaactaaCTTTAATTTATTAGTACAACTATAAAATACTAACCTGATTTAAAGGTAAAAACATCAGCCATTTTTTCCATAACAAACTTTAAACTCTAGCAGGGATGATAAACCCCCTGACTGTCTGATCTCCATACAGAGCAACAGACGGTGGTCCTTCTGCCCAGATCCCCTTCAGCTTCTAAGACCTACTTCCCCATCCCAGTGGACCACCTCGAGGAGGAGTACAGGCTCCGCTCGGCTGACGATGGCAAGCTCTTTAGGGAGGAGTACAATGTAAGTatccccctcttctctctgcctGCAGGCTGGAGTAACATGTGGTCATGAGTCTTTTGTATGCTATATTGTTTACATGAGGTGTCTGGGGTTAAAGTACTGAGTCACTGTGGTGCACATAGTCCATGATTTGTAGGATTGCTCAAATATCGGTTGAATGATTTCTTGTAAATATCAATTACTGTAAAGAATCAAAAACTCATAATATTATTGGTTTGTAGCTCTGCatccccaaaatgtcaaaagcaGGTTTTACCTAAGAGGTCAGAGAGTTTTGTGCATCCAAAATTGGACTTAAAGGGTTTTCCCACAACTTCTATGTATTCATGCAAAGGCAGAATATTCTGACAATGacttatgtgtatatttttgatTCAGGAAAACTACTTGAGTTATATGTGTCACATTGTCcatgacacatactgtacacatatacatacGCATATGAAAAATACCCGTTGCCTATTTCTGACAATGATTTAGACTCTGAGTCAAAATGAAGTATGTGACTCACAGTTCAAGTACCACATAGAAGTAGGTGGTTTGTCAGCACAGACAGAGGAAGTTGAAGTTCTCTGCTTTTTAATGGAGGACTGTTTACTGTAGGTAGCAGAGGAAGTGCCTACATCTAGGCTGAACAAAGCCCCACATACAGCAGAAGACAATGTGCCGGTCGTGAGCTATTGAAAGTCAGTCTGTTGGACTGATTTTTAGCATGTGAGGCTATGTAAAACCaaaatttctttatttttgcagtCCCTGCCAGGGGGTAATGCCCAAGGGACGTACGAGGAGGCCAACAAGGACGACAACAAGGAGAAGAACAGATACCCTAACATCCTTCCCTGTGAGTGTACTTTCTGTTCTGTAGGAACTGGGTTTTGGTTTGACTCACGCCCAAAGCTcagtttcctgtgtgtgtgtgtgcatgtgtgcgcatGCCTATGTGTCATTATGAATCATAATTTGAACACCTCAGATGTAGTAGATCCTCCTCAGCTGTTCATGTATTAATTCACAACGAAACACCTCTGTTCTCACCCTTTTTCCATTTTACAGTTCCTGTCACTCCTCCATGTCTCACTCATACTTAATTAATTGAGTTAATTGTGCAGCTATGTACATGTGCATTGTGATACCCAAAGCAATaggttgacattttgggaaatacaattatttgctttcttgcccaGAGATAGATTATAAGATTGATACCATTTGTACAACAACTACTGTATATAGCTGGAACATCAATATTCTCATCTAACTCACATTCAGAAAGGAcgtaagcatatttcccaaaacatCAGACATCTCCTTAATCCCCTTGCACACTAATAGTGTTTATTTGGAAAGTGGCGACAGACTCTTTATCTTCAACCTTCCAATGTTATTTTCCCCAACAGATGATCATTCCAGAGTGGTGTTGACTCAGCTGGATGGAAATCCCTGTTCAGACTATGTGAATGCATCTTACATAGATGTGAGTTACGTTTTTTTATCACTCGGATGAACATGGTGTATACATGAAGATGGCGACACTAATGATaccaaaataataattactgtGTTAAACATTATGAATCTTCAgcttaatatttttaatattggtTAATTTAGTAACCGTTCTGAAGCTTTAGATCTTATCACACAATTATTCTCAACAGATGTTGAGTTTGCCTTGATGTCATGGAATTATTAACACTTTCATGAATGCATGAATTCTCAGTCATGTGAAAGTTCATTAAAAGTGAATGTTCATTCTTGGCCTCTGCAATTTCATACCGTTATTGTCTCCTCTGGAGCTTTAATTGCTCAgttaacttattattatgttctAACAGGGTTACACAGAAAAGAACAAATTCATAGCAGCACAAGGTAAGGTGTACTACATTTGGGAATGATAtacattacatatttatatcgtgattttttattaatttaataacttttttgtCTCTCAGGTCCCAAAGAAGACACTGTAGCAGAATTCTGGAGGATGATATGGGAGCAGAAAGTAGCGACTGTCGTCATGCTGACAAAtttgaaagaaaggaaagaggtgAGTGATTTCAGGCCTTATTAATTTCTTTAATATTTGTCAACTCATCTGCATGAGAGGCATGGATTCATCCACTCTGCTACCAGCTCTAGTTTTTGCTTCTCCAGCCAGTTCTCTGCTCTGACCTCCTTGTGGAGGGGCAAGTAGAGAGTCCAATTTCTCTTTAGGGGTTAATGGAGCATTGCAAaaagatttaagaagaaaagtGCTTGGCATAGATTTCATTTGTTATGGTCAAAGGTGATATTATGGAGCTTAATTTAGACTATTCATTTCACACCTGTAACCTCCCCTCTGACATCTGTTTTTTACTATAATTGCACAGTCTTCATTTCCTGCATGTGAACCAGAACACCCATGAAAAAGGAGAGATGCCGAATggctaaaaaaatcaataggAAGAGAATTGGTGAAGATTTAAATCAGCGTGTGGATGCGTTAAAATCAATGGCTACATGATGTGTAATAAAGCCCTCGAAGGCAGTATCATAATTACTTTGTAAAGTCTTATATTGAGTGGTTTCACCCCTCTCCCTTATACAAATCTGGACTGACTGGCCGTGAAATTGAAGCGTGTGTGCCTTTAGTAGAGCTCACATTTGCTGAAGTCATGGATTTGAACTGCTTTGTCTCTTGAAAAGAAAGTCCTTGAATACGTTCCAGAAGAGCAACTCCTCTGTTGGTATTTAACCTCTTAAATTATGGATGTCATCTCTTTCCAGGACAAGTGTCACCAGTACTGGCCAGATCAGGGCTGTTGGACCTATGGGAATGTGAGGGTGGCAGTAGAAGACTTCACTGTCCTGGTGGACTACACCATTCGCAAGTTCTGTATACAATACGTGAGTTTCAAGCAGCTGTGTAGTTTTTTGTGCTTTATAGAAACTGACAACAGAAACATCACTCAATGTTGCATCAtatgggcggctgtggctcaggaggtagagcggtcatccaccaattggaagactggcggttcgattcccagctcctccataTGTctatgtgtccttgggcaagacactaaaccagtatgaatgtgtatgaatgattagtttccctctgatgagcaggttggcatcctgcatggtagcccctgccatcagtgtatgaatgtgtgtgaatgggtgaataagatgtaatgtaaaagcgctttgagtggtcataacgactagaaaagcgaTATacaagtacagtctatttaccattcaCCATTCCCTTTCCATTATAAGCCAACTAGACATTTTCTAAATTCTTAGTAGCTCTGAATAACTTCTGAAAAATTCATTTTATGCTAGTCATGAAATGTTCTtgttaaaacatgaatttatgAAAACATTGCCCCAGGGCCAGCCTAGGTATGTTGTGTCTACAGACTTGCTCTGCATGTGTTGTAATACTATTAAATATGTCTCTTCCCATGCTTGTGTCTCCTTGTAGCAAGCCAGTGATGCCACTAAGACTCCTCGGCTGGTTACCCAGCTACACTTCACCAGCTGGCCTGATTTTGGAGTTCCTTTCTCTCCCATCGGCATGCTCAAGTTCCTCAAAAAGGTCAAGACGGTGAATCCAACCTTTGCTGGGCCCATTGTGGTCCACTGCAGGTACCAGAAAGCTTACCTAATGGGATTCCATGTTTTGTTTACTTGAATCAacaatgtttttacttttaatggttttaattaTCCCGTTGGTCTCTATGGAGATAAACATATTTAGGCTTAAATATCTGCTTTGTGTCTCGACGGGGGGGAAAAAACGTCCACTATGCCTGGAAACATTTTTGAGTGACTATAGCAATACGTGTTTACAAGCACAGATGTCCATTTGTTTCTCGCCTGTTGTCTATTAACATGCAAGTGTCAGCTGAGGATTTGTGGTTTGTTTAGCCTgtggtttgttttgtgtctctgcagcGCTGGTGTGGGGAGGACAGGAACCTTCATCGTAATAGATGCCATGATAGACACGATGCACACAGAGCAGAAAGTTGACGTGTTTGGATTTGTCTCCAAGATACGAGAACAGCGCTCACAGCTCATTCAGACAGATGTGagttaaagacaaaaaaagtccCCATTTTATCACCTCAGACGTGCAACATCAAATTAACACATGCTAATGTAAAACGTGCGATGATGTTCCATTTACATTGTGAATGAACCATATCTATCTGTTAAAATGTGCCTATGTATAGTGTGTTTtcatctgtgtgcatgtgtgtgttttgtcaccCCAGATGCAGTACTCATTCATCTACCAGGCCCTGCTCGAATACTACCTCTATGGAGACACAGAGCTGGATGTGTCGTCATTGGAAGGACATCTGCACAAACTGCACAACACCTTTACAAATGGTGACCGGGTCGGCCTGGAGGAGGAGTTTAAGGTAAGACTTCTAATTTATATACTAATTTCACATACTGACTTGTAACAGATCACATTTATTCAACTATCAAGCCTGCTACACACTGAAATGAAGACTGATAACTGACTTTGGTTTAATGCCCAACTCAACCTAAATACTATATAGAGGAGTTCTTAAATAGTCCTTTTATCAATAAAAGTTTACATCCATCAGAGTTAATTTAAACTAACACTTATTGCCCTTCTATTAAACACATTGTCATTTCACTGGTtaacatgttccttcattactgTGAATCTGGGAGCTCTAGTTCATTTTGAGTCAATCTTACATACACTGTTCTGCTGCCATAAATACTCACCAAAAAAATCTGCCATGAGAAGTGGTTCACAATAAACTTCACTATGtgctcctgtttgagtaatgtttgctGAAAACCACAGTGCTTAGATATTTTTGGCAAATTACTGAGcgtaaaaataatattatatatttgtgaccCATTTTTTTAAGTTGTATATCTTAAATTGGAACCAATGGGCTTGGACTTTCAAGCTACAGCTAGACTGGGGAATTCAGGGCGTACTTGGAGATGGACCAACTCTTCTCatgttttggtcttttaatgggatttgttgacaattataaaaatatataatatcacCAGTGCTATTCTTTAACAACTGTGGGTAGATTCTGGTTCGATTAACAAATAATGTTACCTACAGTGCAATAGATTATTCCTTAAAACTTAATTCTTTCTCACTAGAGAAATTTGTTGTGatggaaaagtggaaaaaaacaactaacttgtgaaagtgaaaggatggtgaacatttttactttttgtttgatttctcAGAAACTGACAAACATGCGCATAATGAAAGAGAACATGAGAATGGGGAACCTTCCTGCCAACATGAAGAAGAACAGAGTTCTGCAAATTATCCcatgtaagaaagaaagaatgaatgttCTGAGAACCAAAAAAGTGAAGTCAattcaaagtttatttaaagtgtCTCAATACACTTTACAGCagtaaaacaatattaaaagaaaaacatgatgcGATTCTAAATACTTTGAGGCAGATTTTGACCTCCAGATTATATTGTCTATAGCTATGTTTAGAATCTGAGTTCATTCAGGCAGATTTCTATACCTGATACTCTATGTGAATTTGAGCCAGTCTATTCTAAATAGTTATAATGAGTTTCCTTCTCTATTTCCATTTTAGATGATTTCAACAGAGTTATTCTTTCCATGAGAAGAGGTCAGGAATTCACCGATTACATCAATGCATCTTTTATAGATGTAAGTAGAGTTTATTACCCAATGATTTCCTTCTTGAATTTATACCTACAATAGTCTGTGTTAATGCCATTGAAATACAATATTGGACCCATAAAGCTAAAGTACTGTATGCATGTTTCTGTGACTCAGGGCTACAGACAGAAAGACTACTTCATTGCAACCCAGGGCCCACTGACACATACTGTGGAGGATTTCTGGAGAATGGTGTGGGAGTGGAAATGTCACTCCATTGTCATGCTCACTGAGCTCCAGGAGAGGGAGCAGGTAAGCTACAAGAAGTGATGACTGCAAGCAAGCCATGACTAATCGCTCCAGTAACCACTTCAGCAGTTTTTTCCTAAACCATACCTGTTATGATTATCTTGCTTTTGTGACAAAACACTTTATATCAGTTCACGTTTGTGAATTTCTTGTACACATTTCATGTATTTAGTTGCTTCTGTTTGACTTGTTGCAGGgataaaaacagttttctcttttttttttcaggacaAATGCTGCCAGTACTGGCCCACAGAGGAGTCAGCCACCTATGGAGATTACGCAGTAGAGTTGAAGGGAGACACTTTGTGTGACACCTTCAGTCTACGAGACTTGGTACTCACCTTTATCCCGGTAAGCAAATGAACTTACCACTATCACACAGCTGTTAGTGAGGCAGGAGTGAAACATTGAATTTGCCTGTCAGGATAAAGGGACTTTTGTTGGCCCTATTCATGCAGTGCCActaaacatttcttttacagTTCTTTTCCAAGggatattaaattattttgcaTAGCATAATTTGAACTACATTTTACTATTGTGCCAGTAAGATAGCATAGCACTTACATGCTGCATgcttgttcatttaaaaaaaagttttttatttttctcactaTCACAGGCTCCCACAAACCATGATGTGTTGAAATATAGAGTGGAGCCTATAGTTACATtcatatttgaatatttgaa
This window encodes:
- the ptprea gene encoding receptor-type tyrosine-protein phosphatase epsilon isoform X1, encoding MVPLLFLVATTTTYNYTTNGNHTKEGVSSTSPHILPTVLVLSLLLIIFALLAWYILRIKNQRKAVVTTDDKKIPNGILEEQEQQTVVLLPRSPSASKTYFPIPVDHLEEEYRLRSADDGKLFREEYNSLPGGNAQGTYEEANKDDNKEKNRYPNILPYDHSRVVLTQLDGNPCSDYVNASYIDGYTEKNKFIAAQGPKEDTVAEFWRMIWEQKVATVVMLTNLKERKEDKCHQYWPDQGCWTYGNVRVAVEDFTVLVDYTIRKFCIQYQASDATKTPRLVTQLHFTSWPDFGVPFSPIGMLKFLKKVKTVNPTFAGPIVVHCSAGVGRTGTFIVIDAMIDTMHTEQKVDVFGFVSKIREQRSQLIQTDMQYSFIYQALLEYYLYGDTELDVSSLEGHLHKLHNTFTNGDRVGLEEEFKKLTNMRIMKENMRMGNLPANMKKNRVLQIIPYDFNRVILSMRRGQEFTDYINASFIDGYRQKDYFIATQGPLTHTVEDFWRMVWEWKCHSIVMLTELQEREQDKCCQYWPTEESATYGDYAVELKGDTLCDTFSLRDLVLTFIPEKQTRVIRHFHFHGWPEIGIPAEGKGMIDIIASVQRQQQQSGNHPIVVHCSAGAGRTGTFIALSNILERVKAEGLLDVFQTVKSLRMQRPHMVQTVEQYDFCYRVVQDFVDIFSDYANFK
- the ptprea gene encoding receptor-type tyrosine-protein phosphatase epsilon isoform X2; amino-acid sequence: MRRSSFASFRWIKNQRKAVVTTDDKKIPNGILEEQEQQTVVLLPRSPSASKTYFPIPVDHLEEEYRLRSADDGKLFREEYNSLPGGNAQGTYEEANKDDNKEKNRYPNILPYDHSRVVLTQLDGNPCSDYVNASYIDGYTEKNKFIAAQGPKEDTVAEFWRMIWEQKVATVVMLTNLKERKEDKCHQYWPDQGCWTYGNVRVAVEDFTVLVDYTIRKFCIQYQASDATKTPRLVTQLHFTSWPDFGVPFSPIGMLKFLKKVKTVNPTFAGPIVVHCSAGVGRTGTFIVIDAMIDTMHTEQKVDVFGFVSKIREQRSQLIQTDMQYSFIYQALLEYYLYGDTELDVSSLEGHLHKLHNTFTNGDRVGLEEEFKKLTNMRIMKENMRMGNLPANMKKNRVLQIIPYDFNRVILSMRRGQEFTDYINASFIDGYRQKDYFIATQGPLTHTVEDFWRMVWEWKCHSIVMLTELQEREQDKCCQYWPTEESATYGDYAVELKGDTLCDTFSLRDLVLTFIPEKQTRVIRHFHFHGWPEIGIPAEGKGMIDIIASVQRQQQQSGNHPIVVHCSAGAGRTGTFIALSNILERVKAEGLLDVFQTVKSLRMQRPHMVQTVEQYDFCYRVVQDFVDIFSDYANFK